In Planctomycetaceae bacterium, the following proteins share a genomic window:
- a CDS encoding DUF456 domain-containing protein, with the protein MIWYWIAAGTLIFLNGLCVTANLLALPGNWAMVIGLSIFVAVMPFEHGPGWGAVGVIAIMAVAGEILETVTGSARAAKKGASRRAMLLSFSLSIAGSVGGAFLIPIPVIGSAIGAVGGAAGGAFVGAWLGEAWIGSDNRKRNEVGAAAMTGRMMGMLAKLSIGVAIFVYTTICLWV; encoded by the coding sequence ATGATTTGGTATTGGATCGCCGCCGGAACACTGATTTTTCTGAACGGCCTGTGTGTCACGGCAAATCTGCTTGCATTGCCGGGCAATTGGGCAATGGTCATTGGATTATCTATTTTTGTTGCAGTAATGCCCTTTGAACACGGACCAGGGTGGGGAGCCGTTGGGGTCATCGCCATCATGGCGGTGGCTGGTGAAATCCTTGAAACCGTGACGGGTTCGGCCAGGGCGGCAAAAAAAGGGGCGAGTCGTCGTGCCATGCTGCTTTCGTTTTCACTATCGATCGCAGGGAGTGTTGGCGGTGCGTTCCTGATTCCCATCCCAGTGATCGGAAGTGCAATCGGTGCGGTTGGAGGAGCAGCCGGGGGAGCATTCGTCGGTGCCTGGCTGGGTGAAGCCTGGATTGGTTCCGACAACCGGAAACGCAATGAAGTCGGAGCCGCGGCCATGACGGGCCGCATGATGGGCATGCTGGCCAAACTTTCCATCGGAGTGGCAATTTTTGTTTATACGACAATTTGCTTATGGGTCTGA